The Serratia rhizosphaerae genome has a segment encoding these proteins:
- the flgA gene encoding flagellar basal body P-ring formation chaperone FlgA, with translation MLLALLSALPVCADDFSDQVERFIQAQFADSPVKVNVEVRTPKAQWPACATPLLALTQSARLWGSVTLSARCGDERRFIQTRVAASGRYLVAARAIRAGQALTAADVKVVRGRLDTLPPRALREARRALGAVSLRHIGRGQPLTIPMLRRPWQVKAGQPVQVRIQGESFTISGNGKAMNNAAVDDSVRVRMASGRIVSGTVDEDGDIRIAL, from the coding sequence ATGCTGCTGGCGCTGCTGTCGGCTTTACCGGTCTGCGCCGACGATTTCAGCGACCAGGTCGAACGTTTTATCCAGGCGCAGTTTGCCGACAGCCCGGTGAAGGTCAACGTCGAGGTGCGCACGCCGAAGGCGCAATGGCCCGCCTGCGCCACGCCGCTGCTGGCGCTGACGCAGAGCGCCCGCCTCTGGGGCAGCGTTACTCTCTCTGCCCGTTGCGGCGACGAGCGCCGTTTTATTCAGACGCGGGTGGCGGCGAGCGGCCGCTATCTGGTGGCTGCGCGCGCCATTCGCGCCGGCCAGGCGCTGACGGCGGCAGACGTAAAAGTCGTGCGCGGACGGCTGGATACGCTGCCGCCGCGCGCACTCCGCGAGGCGCGCCGCGCCCTCGGCGCCGTCAGCCTGCGCCATATCGGCCGCGGCCAGCCTTTGACTATCCCGATGCTGCGCCGCCCCTGGCAGGTGAAAGCCGGCCAACCGGTGCAGGTGCGGATACAGGGCGAAAGTTTTACTATCAGCGGCAACGGTAAGGCGATGAACAACGCCGCTGTCGATGACAGCGTGCGGGTGCGTATGGCTTCCGGACGGATCGTCAGCGGCACGGTCGATGAGGACGGCGAC
- the flgB gene encoding flagellar basal body rod protein FlgB has protein sequence MLDKLDANLRFGQEALNLRAQRQEILAGNIANADTPGYQARDIDFAGQLNKVMAQGRPSGSGVALSLTSARHIPAQNLQPPQLELLYRVPDQPASDGNTVDMDRERTNFADNSLKYQTDLTLLTGQIKGMLSVIQG, from the coding sequence ATGCTTGACAAACTGGACGCCAACCTGCGTTTCGGGCAAGAGGCGCTGAACCTGCGCGCGCAGCGCCAGGAGATCCTGGCGGGCAATATCGCCAACGCCGACACGCCGGGTTATCAGGCCCGGGATATCGATTTCGCCGGCCAGCTGAACAAGGTGATGGCGCAGGGCCGCCCCAGCGGCAGCGGCGTGGCGCTCAGCCTGACCTCGGCGCGCCATATTCCGGCGCAGAACCTGCAGCCGCCGCAGCTGGAGCTGTTGTACCGGGTGCCGGACCAGCCGGCGAGCGACGGCAACACGGTGGATATGGATCGCGAACGCACCAATTTTGCCGATAACAGCCTGAAGTACCAAACCGATCTGACGCTGCTCACCGGTCAGATCAAAGGCATGCTGTCGGTGATTCAAGGATAA
- the flgC gene encoding flagellar basal body rod protein FlgC: MSLLNIFDISGSALSAQSQRLNVSASNMANADSVTGPDGQPYRAKQVVFELAASAGQPTGGVRVAQVVEDPAPARRVYQPGNPLADARGYVKMPNVDVVGEMVNTISASRSYQANVEVLNTTKSMMMKTLTLGQ, from the coding sequence ATGTCACTACTGAACATTTTTGATATTTCCGGCTCGGCGCTGAGCGCGCAGTCGCAGCGGCTGAACGTCAGCGCCAGCAACATGGCCAACGCCGACAGCGTCACCGGGCCGGACGGTCAGCCGTACCGCGCCAAACAGGTGGTGTTCGAGCTGGCCGCCTCCGCCGGCCAGCCTACCGGCGGCGTACGCGTCGCGCAGGTGGTGGAGGATCCGGCACCGGCGCGCAGGGTGTATCAGCCAGGCAACCCGCTGGCGGACGCTCGCGGCTACGTCAAGATGCCGAACGTTGACGTGGTCGGTGAAATGGTCAACACCATCTCGGCCTCGCGCAGCTATCAGGCCAACGTCGAGGTGCTGAACACCACCAAGTCGATGATGATGAAAACTCTCACGCTGGGCCAATAA
- the flgD gene encoding flagellar hook assembly protein FlgD — MGIAATTNEPLDNTVAGANARSGATGNSSQDLQNSFLTLLVAQLKNQDPTNPMQNNELTTQLAQINTVSGIEKLNTTLGSISGQINSNQSLQASALIGHGVMVPGKDILVGSKEGQVSTTPFGVELERAASSVTATISDATGKVVRTIEIGGLGAGVHAFTWDGKLEDGSNAPDGAYTVAINAKGNGEQLVANPLRFAMVNGVTRGADGAKLDLGLAGSATLEDVRQIL, encoded by the coding sequence ATGGGCATTGCCGCAACCACCAATGAACCGCTGGACAACACCGTCGCCGGCGCCAACGCCAGAAGCGGCGCGACCGGCAACAGTAGTCAGGATCTGCAAAACAGTTTTCTGACCCTGCTGGTGGCGCAGTTGAAAAACCAGGACCCGACCAACCCGATGCAGAATAACGAACTGACGACCCAGTTGGCGCAGATCAACACCGTCAGCGGCATCGAAAAACTCAACACCACGCTGGGGTCGATTTCCGGCCAGATCAACAGTAATCAGTCTCTGCAGGCCAGCGCGCTGATCGGCCACGGCGTGATGGTGCCGGGCAAAGACATCCTGGTGGGCAGTAAAGAGGGCCAGGTCAGCACCACGCCGTTCGGCGTCGAGCTGGAACGCGCCGCCAGCAGCGTTACCGCCACCATCAGCGATGCCACCGGTAAGGTGGTGCGCACCATCGAGATCGGCGGCCTGGGCGCCGGGGTGCACGCCTTTACCTGGGACGGCAAGCTGGAAGACGGCAGCAACGCGCCGGACGGCGCCTATACCGTTGCCATCAACGCCAAGGGCAACGGCGAGCAATTGGTGGCAAACCCGCTGCGTTTCGCCATGGTGAACGGCGTCACCCGCGGCGCGGACGGCGCCAAACTGGATCTCGGTCTGGCGGGCAGCGCCACGCTGGAAGATGTGCGCCAGATCTTATAA
- the flgE gene encoding flagellar hook protein FlgE — MAFSQAVSGLNAAATNLDVIGNNIANSATAGFKSGSVSFADMFAGSQVGLGVKVAGITQNFNGGTPTSTNRALDIAITESGFFRMQDSDGGIFYTRNGQFKLDENRNLVNMQGLKLTGYPAAGTPPTIQQGADPQPLSIPEGMMNARASTSGAMVTNLKSTHKVPENATFDPSKTDSYNYVNVITTYDSLGNAHNINAYFVKTADNKWDVYTQDGSVDGAPADKAGSLNFNTSGTLTETLDADGNPSATAFSLTIPMSAKDGAPAQDFTLSFAGSMQQNVGSDSVSKVSQDGYSAGEYTNFQIEQDGTVVGLYSNQQKQVLGQIVLANFSNPEGLASQGDNVWQETGASGQARVGVAGGGGFGKLTSGALESSNVDLSQELVNMIVAQRNYQSNAQTIKTQDSILQTLVSLR, encoded by the coding sequence ATGGCTTTTTCTCAGGCAGTCAGCGGCCTTAATGCGGCGGCGACCAACCTCGACGTTATCGGCAACAATATCGCCAACTCCGCCACCGCCGGGTTTAAATCCGGCAGCGTATCCTTTGCCGATATGTTCGCCGGCTCGCAGGTCGGGCTGGGGGTAAAAGTGGCGGGCATTACGCAAAACTTTAACGGCGGTACGCCGACCAGCACCAACCGCGCGCTGGATATCGCCATTACCGAAAGCGGTTTCTTCCGTATGCAGGACAGCGACGGCGGTATTTTCTATACCCGCAACGGCCAGTTCAAGCTGGATGAGAACCGCAACCTGGTGAATATGCAGGGCCTGAAACTGACCGGCTACCCGGCAGCCGGTACGCCGCCAACCATTCAGCAGGGGGCGGATCCACAGCCGCTGAGCATCCCGGAAGGGATGATGAACGCCAGAGCATCCACCTCCGGCGCGATGGTGACCAACCTGAAGTCCACCCACAAGGTGCCGGAAAATGCGACCTTCGATCCAAGCAAAACGGACTCCTATAACTACGTCAACGTTATTACCACCTACGACTCGCTGGGCAATGCGCACAACATTAACGCCTATTTCGTCAAAACCGCCGACAATAAATGGGATGTCTACACCCAGGACGGCAGCGTTGACGGCGCTCCGGCCGACAAGGCCGGCAGCCTGAACTTCAACACCAGCGGCACCCTGACTGAAACCCTGGACGCCGACGGCAACCCGAGCGCCACGGCGTTCAGCCTGACGATCCCGATGTCGGCCAAAGACGGCGCGCCGGCGCAGGACTTCACCCTCAGCTTTGCCGGCAGCATGCAGCAGAACGTCGGCAGCGACTCGGTGAGTAAAGTGTCGCAGGACGGCTACAGCGCCGGCGAATACACCAACTTCCAGATTGAGCAGGACGGCACCGTGGTTGGCCTGTACTCCAACCAGCAAAAACAGGTGCTGGGGCAGATCGTGTTGGCTAACTTCTCCAACCCGGAAGGGCTGGCGTCACAGGGCGATAACGTGTGGCAGGAAACCGGCGCCTCCGGTCAGGCGCGCGTCGGCGTGGCGGGCGGCGGCGGCTTCGGCAAGCTGACCAGCGGCGCACTGGAGTCCTCCAATGTCGATCTGAGCCAGGAACTGGTCAATATGATCGTCGCACAGCGCAACTATCAGTCGAACGCGCAGACCATCAAGACGCAGGACTCCATCCTGCAGACGTTGGTCAGCCTGCGCTGA
- a CDS encoding flagellar basal body rod protein FlgF, whose amino-acid sequence MDHAIYTAMGAARQTLDQQAITANNLANVSTPGFRAQLAALRAVPVNGPSLPTRTLVAASTPGADMSQGALNYTARPLDVALQQDGFLAVQLVDGGEAYTRNGNIQISAEGQLTVQGRPLLGDGGPIEVPPQSEITIAADGTISALNPGDPPNTIAQIGRLKLVKAEAAEVARGDDGLFHLTPASRQQRGNQLANDPQVRVMPGVLEGSNVNPTETMVDMIANARRFEMQMKVIHSVDENAQRANSLLSVS is encoded by the coding sequence ATGGATCACGCGATTTATACCGCGATGGGGGCAGCGCGTCAGACGCTGGACCAGCAGGCGATCACCGCCAACAACCTGGCCAACGTTTCGACGCCGGGCTTTCGCGCCCAGCTGGCGGCGCTGCGCGCGGTGCCGGTCAACGGGCCAAGTCTGCCGACGCGTACGCTGGTCGCCGCGTCGACGCCGGGCGCCGATATGAGCCAAGGGGCGCTGAACTATACCGCGCGTCCGTTGGACGTCGCGCTGCAGCAGGATGGCTTTTTGGCGGTGCAGCTGGTCGACGGCGGCGAAGCCTACACCCGCAACGGCAATATCCAGATTTCCGCCGAAGGGCAACTGACGGTGCAGGGCCGGCCGCTGTTGGGCGACGGCGGGCCGATCGAGGTGCCGCCGCAGTCTGAGATCACCATCGCCGCCGACGGCACCATCTCGGCGCTCAATCCGGGCGACCCGCCGAATACCATCGCGCAGATCGGCCGGCTGAAGCTGGTCAAGGCGGAGGCTGCTGAGGTGGCGCGCGGCGATGACGGGCTGTTCCATCTGACGCCGGCAAGCCGGCAGCAGCGCGGCAACCAGCTGGCGAACGACCCGCAGGTGCGGGTGATGCCCGGCGTGCTGGAAGGCAGCAACGTCAACCCGACGGAAACCATGGTCGATATGATCGCCAACGCCCGCCGCTTCGAAATGCAGATGAAGGTCATTCACAGCGTGGATGAGAATGCACAACGCGCCAACTCGCTGCTGTCAGTGAGCTAA
- the flgG gene encoding flagellar basal-body rod protein FlgG, giving the protein MIPSLWIAKTGLDAQQTNMDVIANNLANVSTNGFKRQRAVFEDLLYQTMRQPGAQSSEQTTLPSGLQIGTGVRPVATERLHSQGNLSQTNNSKDVAIKGQGYFQVMLPDGSQAYTRDGSFQIDQNGQLVTASGFQVQPAITIPANALSITVGRDGIVSVTQQGQTAAQQVGQLTLTTFINDSGLESVGENLYQETESSGAPNESTPGLNGAGLLYQGYVETSNVNVAEELVNMIQVQRAYEINSKAVSTSDQMLQKLTQL; this is encoded by the coding sequence ATGATCCCATCATTATGGATTGCCAAAACCGGTCTGGACGCGCAGCAGACCAATATGGACGTGATCGCCAACAACCTGGCGAACGTCAGCACCAACGGCTTCAAGCGCCAGCGCGCGGTGTTTGAAGACCTGCTGTACCAGACCATGCGCCAGCCGGGGGCGCAGTCCTCCGAGCAGACCACGCTACCGTCGGGCCTGCAGATAGGCACCGGCGTGCGGCCGGTGGCCACCGAGCGCCTGCACAGTCAGGGCAATCTGTCACAGACCAACAACAGTAAAGACGTGGCGATCAAGGGACAGGGCTATTTTCAGGTAATGCTGCCGGACGGCAGTCAGGCCTATACCCGCGACGGTTCGTTCCAGATCGACCAGAACGGCCAGTTGGTGACCGCCAGCGGTTTCCAGGTACAGCCGGCAATCACCATTCCTGCCAACGCGCTGAGCATTACCGTGGGGCGCGACGGCATCGTCAGCGTTACCCAGCAGGGGCAGACGGCGGCGCAGCAGGTCGGCCAGCTGACGCTGACCACCTTTATCAACGACAGCGGTCTGGAGAGCGTCGGTGAAAACCTGTACCAGGAAACCGAAAGCTCCGGCGCGCCGAATGAGAGCACGCCGGGGCTGAACGGCGCCGGGCTGCTGTATCAGGGCTATGTGGAAACCTCCAACGTCAACGTGGCGGAAGAGTTGGTAAACATGATCCAGGTACAGCGCGCGTATGAAATCAACAGTAAGGCGGTGTCCACCTCCGATCAGATGCTGCAGAAACTGACGCAGCTGTAA
- the flgH gene encoding flagellar basal body L-ring protein FlgH has translation MTARRPSQGKRALAATALLALSGCAYIPHKPLVDGATSAQPAPATAPVPNGSIFQTVQPMNYGYQPLFEDRRPRNIGDTLTIVLQENVSASKSSSANASRNGASKFGVATAPRYLSGLFGNARADMEMSGDSSFGGKGGANANNTFNGTITVTVNQLLTNGNLHVVGEKQIAINQGTEFIRFSGVVNPRTISGNNSVTSTQVADARIEYVGNGYINEAQTMGWLQRFFLNLSPY, from the coding sequence TTGACGGCGCGCCGGCCATCGCAGGGCAAACGCGCGCTGGCCGCCACGGCGCTGTTGGCGCTCAGCGGCTGCGCCTACATACCGCACAAACCGCTGGTCGACGGGGCCACCAGCGCGCAGCCGGCGCCGGCCACCGCGCCGGTGCCGAACGGCTCGATTTTTCAGACGGTACAGCCGATGAACTACGGTTACCAACCGCTGTTTGAGGACCGGCGGCCGCGCAATATCGGCGATACCCTGACCATCGTGCTGCAGGAAAACGTCAGCGCCAGCAAGAGCTCGTCAGCCAACGCCAGCCGCAACGGCGCCAGCAAATTCGGCGTCGCCACCGCACCGCGCTACCTCAGCGGGCTGTTCGGCAACGCGCGCGCCGATATGGAAATGTCCGGCGACAGCAGCTTCGGCGGCAAAGGGGGGGCGAACGCCAACAACACTTTTAACGGCACCATTACCGTAACCGTCAACCAGCTGCTGACCAACGGCAACCTGCACGTGGTGGGGGAAAAGCAGATCGCCATCAATCAGGGCACCGAATTTATTCGTTTCTCCGGCGTGGTGAACCCGCGCACCATCAGCGGCAATAACTCCGTGACCTCGACCCAGGTGGCGGACGCCCGCATTGAGTACGTCGGTAACGGTTATATCAACGAAGCGCAGACCATGGGCTGGCTGCAGCGCTTCTTCCTCAATCTCTCCCCGTACTAA
- a CDS encoding flagellar basal body P-ring protein FlgI, whose amino-acid sequence MLKKLLIAALLASLSLPAAAERIRDLVTVQGVRDNALIGYGLVVGLDGSGDQTMQTPFTTQSLSNMLSQLGITVPPGTNMQLKNVAAVMVTARLPPFSRVGQNIDVVVSSMGNAKSLRGGTLLMTPLKGVDNQVYALAQGNVLVGGAGAAAGGSSVQVNQLAGGRISNGATIERELPTTFGQGGEINLQLNNEDFTLAQQISDAINRQRGYGTATPLDARTIKVLVPQGNSSQVRFLADIQNINVRVGAIDAKVIINSRTGSVVMNRDVVLDSCAVAQGNLSVVVDRQNSVSQPDTPFGGGQTVVTPNTQISLQQQGGSLQKVNASANLNNVVRALNALGATPIDLMSILQAMQSAGCLRAKLEII is encoded by the coding sequence ATGCTGAAGAAATTACTGATTGCCGCGCTGCTGGCGAGCCTCAGCCTGCCGGCCGCGGCTGAGCGGATCCGCGATCTGGTGACGGTGCAGGGCGTGCGCGACAACGCGCTGATCGGCTACGGACTGGTGGTGGGGCTGGACGGCTCCGGCGACCAGACCATGCAGACGCCGTTCACCACCCAAAGCCTGAGCAATATGCTGTCGCAGCTGGGCATCACCGTACCGCCGGGCACCAATATGCAGCTGAAAAACGTGGCGGCGGTGATGGTGACGGCCCGGCTGCCGCCCTTTTCCCGCGTCGGGCAAAATATCGACGTGGTGGTCTCCTCGATGGGCAACGCCAAAAGCCTGCGCGGCGGCACGCTGCTGATGACGCCGTTGAAGGGGGTAGATAATCAGGTGTACGCGCTGGCGCAGGGCAACGTGCTGGTCGGCGGCGCCGGCGCGGCGGCCGGCGGCAGCAGCGTACAGGTCAACCAGCTGGCGGGCGGCCGCATCAGCAACGGCGCCACCATCGAACGCGAGCTGCCGACCACCTTCGGTCAGGGCGGCGAAATCAATCTGCAGCTGAACAATGAAGACTTTACGCTGGCGCAGCAGATCAGCGACGCGATTAACCGCCAGCGCGGCTACGGCACCGCGACACCGCTGGACGCGCGCACCATCAAGGTGCTGGTGCCGCAGGGCAACAGCTCTCAGGTGCGTTTTCTGGCGGATATTCAGAATATCAATGTGCGTGTCGGCGCGATCGACGCCAAGGTGATCATCAATTCGCGCACCGGCTCGGTGGTAATGAACCGTGATGTAGTGCTGGATTCCTGCGCGGTGGCGCAAGGCAACCTGTCGGTGGTGGTGGATCGGCAAAACAGCGTCAGCCAGCCGGATACGCCGTTCGGCGGCGGTCAGACGGTGGTGACGCCGAATACCCAGATCTCGCTGCAGCAGCAGGGCGGTTCGCTGCAGAAGGTCAACGCCAGCGCCAATCTGAATAACGTAGTCCGCGCGCTGAATGCGCTGGGTGCGACGCCGATCGATCTGATGTCGATTTTGCAGGCGATGCAGAGCGCCGGCTGCCTGCGCGCCAAACTGGAAATTATCTGA
- the flgJ gene encoding flagellar assembly peptidoglycan hydrolase FlgJ — MSRDVTSMAGAAYDAQALNGLKSAAAADPQGNLKQVARQVEGMFVQMMLKSMRAALPKDGMLSSDQTRLYTSLYDQQIAQQLSQKGLGLADMMVRQLGSAGRPPSETAGTVPMALDGDRLQALPRQALEQLVRRALPPMPSVPGNPAPLNNGNFVARLSTPARLASQQSGIPHQLIVAQAALESGWGRREIPAADGSPSHNLFGIKAGSGWRGPVTEITTTEFEQGAAKKIKARFRVYGSYVEAIADYIKLLTGNPRYAGVAAARTPEQAAHALQQAGYATDPHYARKLVSVIAQMRSAGEQVAKAYSHDLQDLF, encoded by the coding sequence ATGAGCAGAGACGTCACCAGTATGGCCGGCGCGGCCTACGACGCCCAGGCGCTGAACGGGCTGAAAAGCGCCGCCGCCGCTGACCCGCAGGGCAACCTGAAGCAGGTGGCCCGCCAGGTGGAGGGCATGTTCGTGCAGATGATGCTGAAAAGCATGCGCGCGGCGCTGCCGAAAGACGGCATGCTGAGCAGCGACCAGACCCGGCTGTACACCTCGCTGTACGATCAGCAGATCGCCCAGCAGCTGTCGCAGAAGGGGCTGGGATTGGCGGATATGATGGTGCGCCAGCTCGGCAGCGCCGGCAGGCCACCGAGCGAAACGGCCGGCACGGTGCCGATGGCGTTGGACGGCGACAGGCTGCAGGCTCTGCCGCGTCAGGCGCTGGAGCAACTGGTGCGGCGTGCGCTGCCGCCAATGCCGTCGGTGCCGGGGAATCCTGCGCCGCTGAACAACGGCAACTTTGTCGCCCGGCTGTCAACGCCGGCGCGCCTTGCCAGCCAGCAGAGCGGTATTCCCCATCAGCTGATCGTGGCGCAGGCGGCGCTGGAATCCGGCTGGGGACGGCGTGAAATCCCGGCCGCCGACGGTTCGCCGAGCCATAACCTGTTTGGCATCAAGGCGGGCAGCGGCTGGCGCGGGCCGGTGACGGAAATTACCACTACCGAGTTTGAGCAGGGGGCGGCGAAGAAGATCAAGGCGCGTTTCCGCGTGTACGGCTCCTACGTGGAGGCGATTGCCGATTACATCAAACTGCTGACCGGCAACCCGCGCTACGCCGGCGTCGCCGCCGCCCGCACGCCGGAACAGGCGGCGCATGCGCTGCAGCAGGCGGGTTATGCCACCGATCCGCACTATGCCCGCAAACTGGTCAGCGTGATTGCGCAGATGAGAAGCGCCGGCGAGCAGGTGGCGAAGGCCTACAGCCACGACTTGCAGGATCTGTTCTGA
- the flgK gene encoding flagellar hook-associated protein FlgK — translation MSNSLINTAMSGLNAAQVALSTVSNNISNYNVAGYNRQTAILAQNGGMGTMAGFIGNGVTVTSVNREYNQFITNQLRGAQSQAGAHNAYYEKISQIDNLLADKTNNVSTNMQDFFTSLQNVVNNAGDDASRNTVLGKANGLVNQIGNADKYLRDLDAGVNQQLSESAVQINNYSQQIARLNDEITRLRGSSGSEPNALLDQRDQLVTELNQIVNVQVTQQDGDTYTVSFANGLTLVQGSNTYQVEAVPSSEDPARLTLGYNRGNGASEIPTGQITGGSVSGVLKFRSEALDGARNQLGQMVLALADSFNQQHRAGFDIHGEPGGDFFSFSGGRVVENSRNSGDAELSVSYTDTGKVQASDYRVEFDGSNWQVTRLSDNVKVNATPGTDADGKPTLEFEGLRVGIDGTANKNDSFTVKPVSDVAGNLKVVISDAGKLAAAGSEDGGSGDNDNVKKLSDLQTQKLVDGKATLSGAYASLVSNVGNQTATAKTNSVAQGNIVKQLTEQQQSVSGVNLDEEYGELLRFQQYYMANAQVIQTASSMFDALLSIR, via the coding sequence ATGTCCAATAGCTTAATCAATACCGCGATGAGCGGCCTGAATGCGGCGCAGGTGGCGCTGAGCACCGTCAGTAATAATATTTCCAACTACAACGTGGCCGGCTACAACCGTCAGACCGCCATTCTGGCGCAGAACGGCGGTATGGGCACCATGGCCGGCTTTATCGGCAACGGCGTCACGGTCACCAGCGTGAACCGTGAATATAACCAGTTCATCACCAATCAGCTGCGTGGCGCACAGAGCCAGGCCGGCGCCCACAACGCCTATTATGAAAAAATTTCGCAGATAGATAACCTACTGGCGGACAAAACCAACAACGTGTCGACCAATATGCAGGATTTTTTCACCAGCCTGCAGAACGTGGTCAATAACGCCGGTGATGACGCGTCGCGCAACACCGTGCTGGGCAAGGCCAACGGCCTGGTGAACCAGATCGGTAATGCCGATAAATATCTGCGCGATCTGGATGCCGGCGTCAATCAGCAACTGAGCGAAAGCGCGGTACAAATTAATAACTACAGCCAGCAGATTGCCCGGCTGAATGATGAAATCACCCGCCTGCGCGGCAGCAGCGGCAGCGAACCCAACGCTCTGCTCGATCAGCGCGACCAACTGGTGACCGAGCTGAACCAAATCGTCAATGTGCAGGTGACGCAGCAGGACGGCGACACTTACACCGTCTCTTTCGCCAACGGCTTGACGCTGGTGCAGGGCAGTAATACCTATCAGGTGGAGGCCGTGCCATCCAGCGAGGATCCGGCGCGGCTGACGCTGGGCTATAACCGCGGCAACGGCGCCAGCGAGATCCCGACCGGGCAGATTACCGGCGGCAGCGTCAGCGGCGTGCTGAAGTTCCGCAGTGAGGCGCTGGACGGGGCACGCAACCAGCTGGGGCAGATGGTGCTGGCGCTGGCCGACAGCTTTAACCAGCAGCACCGCGCCGGTTTTGATATTCATGGCGAACCGGGCGGCGATTTCTTCAGCTTCAGCGGCGGCCGGGTGGTGGAAAACAGTCGCAACAGCGGCGACGCCGAACTGAGCGTGAGCTATACCGACACCGGCAAAGTGCAGGCCAGCGATTACCGCGTCGAGTTTGACGGCAGTAACTGGCAGGTGACGCGCCTGTCGGACAACGTCAAAGTGAACGCCACCCCCGGCACCGACGCCGACGGTAAACCGACGCTGGAATTTGAAGGACTGCGGGTCGGCATCGACGGCACGGCCAACAAGAACGACAGCTTCACCGTCAAGCCCGTCAGCGATGTGGCCGGCAACCTGAAGGTGGTGATTAGCGACGCCGGCAAGCTGGCCGCCGCCGGCAGCGAGGACGGCGGTAGCGGCGATAACGACAACGTGAAAAAGCTGAGCGACCTGCAGACGCAAAAGCTGGTGGACGGCAAGGCCACGCTGAGCGGTGCCTATGCCAGCCTGGTCAGCAACGTCGGCAACCAGACCGCCACGGCAAAAACCAACAGCGTTGCGCAGGGCAATATCGTCAAGCAGCTGACGGAACAACAGCAGTCGGTATCCGGCGTCAACCTGGACGAGGAGTACGGCGAACTGCTGCGTTTCCAGCAGTATTACATGGCGAACGCGCAGGTGATTCAGACCGCCAGCTCGATGTTCGACGCTCTTCTTTCCATCCGTTGA
- the flgL gene encoding flagellar hook-associated protein FlgL yields the protein MRMSTSMMYQQNMQSLTDRQSLWMKSAQHLSSGTRVLTPSDDPLAASQAVMLTQSQSENSQYALARQFALQSITMAEKVTASAAGSIKDMKGLLVNAGDGVLSDNDRASLATQLQGLKDQLLGQANNSDGNGRYMFGGFKDDQPPFVQQDDGKVVYQGSSRAIEQKVDANRTMTVGYTGDAIFMSLTSNPKPEPDGSAPVSNVFDSIDLALKALNTPLQDADDATRQQVQADLDKAQRGLDNVYNNVLTVNSKLGTQMQEIETLDNIGKVRDTNNQVQMSALVDVDVVEAISSYFQQQAALQASYKTFGDMQGMSLFQMNR from the coding sequence ATGCGCATGAGCACCAGCATGATGTACCAGCAAAACATGCAGAGCCTGACCGACCGACAGTCGCTGTGGATGAAGTCCGCCCAGCATCTGTCCAGCGGCACCCGGGTGTTGACGCCCTCTGACGATCCGCTGGCGGCCTCGCAGGCGGTGATGCTGACGCAGTCCCAGTCGGAAAACAGCCAGTATGCGCTGGCGCGTCAGTTCGCCCTGCAAAGTATCACCATGGCGGAGAAAGTGACCGCCAGCGCCGCCGGCAGCATCAAGGATATGAAAGGCCTGCTGGTTAACGCCGGCGACGGCGTGCTGAGCGATAATGACCGCGCCTCGCTGGCGACCCAGCTGCAGGGGTTGAAAGATCAGCTGCTGGGGCAGGCGAACAACTCGGACGGCAATGGCCGCTATATGTTCGGCGGTTTTAAGGACGACCAGCCGCCGTTTGTCCAGCAGGACGACGGCAAGGTGGTGTATCAGGGCAGCAGCCGGGCGATTGAGCAGAAGGTTGACGCCAACCGCACCATGACCGTCGGCTATACCGGTGATGCGATCTTTATGTCGCTGACCAGCAACCCGAAGCCGGAGCCGGACGGCAGCGCGCCGGTGAGCAACGTGTTTGACAGTATCGATCTGGCGCTCAAGGCGCTCAATACTCCGCTGCAGGACGCCGACGACGCGACGCGCCAACAGGTGCAGGCGGATTTGGACAAGGCGCAGCGCGGTCTGGATAATGTTTACAACAACGTGCTGACGGTCAATTCCAAGCTGGGTACGCAGATGCAGGAAATTGAGACGTTGGACAATATCGGCAAAGTCCGTGATACGAACAACCAGGTTCAGATGAGCGCGCTGGTGGATGTGGATGTTGTCGAGGCCATCTCGTCTTATTTCCAGCAGCAGGCCGCGCTGCAGGCTTCATATAAAACGTTCGGTGATATGCAGGGCATGTCGCTGTTTCAGATGAATCGTTAG